GGTCATCCTGCTGGGCGAGCGGGTGAAGGCCTGGCTGCAGAAGCGGCGGAAACGCGAGCAACTTGAGGAGCGGCGCGGTCTGCTCTGGCGGGTCTGGCAGCGCTACGGCGTGATCGGCTGGGGGCTCCTGGCGCCGCTTTTGGTCGGCTCGCCTTTGGGCGCCGCATTCGGCCTTGTCCTGGGCGCCCCGCCGCGGCGGCTGCTTGTCTGGCTCGCCGCTGGTTCGGTGATGTGGAGCGTCGTGTTCACGCTCGCCAGTGCTTTCGGCGTGCGGCTGCTCGGGCATCATTGACTTTATTTTTTGCATCCATACAATAAGGCCGATGGAAAACAAGCATCAGCAGGAGGAGAGACAATGAAATCCCGCCGCATTTTCGTCTTTCTGGCCGTCCTGTTCAGCCTGACCGCGCTCGCCGCCGCCAAGGAGAGCGGGGCGCTGACCGTTTTCGTCAACAACTGGGACTCCCAGGTGGCCTTCGGTGACACGTTCACCATCCATGCCCAGATCAATTACCAGAACGTCCCCCTGGGCCGGTCGTTGGTCATCCGCATTATGTCGGCCGACGAGCCGCAGAACGCCTCTCTGAACGCTTCCAGGGTCAATGTCCCCTGCCAGGACGTGAGCAAGCCTGATTGCAGCGGGTTCTACGAAGTCACGTTCCAGGCCCATTTCAACAAGGAGAACTACGGCGAGCGCCTAGTCACGGTCGACGCCATATCCGAGACCTCGGACAGCAAGACCCAGCACTTCCTCGACCAGTACATCCTCAAGATCAGGCTGGTGCACAAACCCACGCTGACGATCGACAAGATCGACGCGCCGCAGCCGCCCGACACGGTGCGGGTCAACGAGCCGGTCCCGGTGCGCGTGACCTTCGGCACCTCGTGGCTGGTCCAGGACAGCAAGGTCAAGGTGACCATCCAGGCCACCAACGGCGGCAGCGGCCAGTGGAGCTGGGAATCGGGAAAGCTCGCCGGCGGCGTGATCAAGACCAGCGAGCCGATCCAGATCAAGCTCGACAAGCCGGGCCGCTGGAGTTTCACCGTCACGGCGGCGACGACCCTCGCCACGGCCCAGCCCAAGACGTTCACCATGGAGGCAGTACAGGAGGCCAAGCGCAAGGTCGGCCCGGTGACGCTCACCTATCCCAAGCCGCCCGAGACCGTCCGCGTCGGCGAAGCGGTGCGCTTCGACGCCAGCGTCGGCTACCAGGACCTGCCGGCCGGCTCGATGATGCTCTTCGTGCTCACCGACCCGGCGACCGGGCAGGACCTCCCGGCCGGCTGGCAGCTCTCGCGCTCGATCGCCGGCGCCGGCTCGTACCGGTTCTCGGGCATGGAGGCCCGCCCGGCGGCGAAAGGGAATTGGCAGCTCAGCGCCCAGGTGCGCCTGCCCAAGCTGAATAAACCCAGCGAGTATAAGACCGAGTGGCAGCAGGACGTCGTGCTCAAGGTCGTGGCCGAGCCCGCCGCCGACGCCCCGGGCGGCAGCAGCGCCATGCAGGCGACCATCACCAGGGTCGACCGGCCCCAGGGGACGCTAAAGCTGGACGAGGTGGTGCCGATCGTCGTCCACATCAGCTACGACAAGCTGGGCACCCTGCCCATCACGCTGAGCGCGACCGTCATGAACCTCACCAGTCACGGCGGTCAAACGGTCTCTTCGCTGCCCCTGGCCAAGAACGGCACCTACACTTTCGCCAACGCCCTGATCAGAGCCACGCCGCTGGGCAAGATCGAGGTGAAGGTGGAGGTCCGAGCGCCCGACGGCCATGTCCTGGCCAAAAAGAAGTTCTACATGAAGGTGGTACACTGACCCGGCGCCTGTTCGGGGACTGACGAATTGACATTTTACTGGCGGAGATACAAAATAGACAGTATGGAGCTTGTGCGCGGGATGGTTCTAACCGACCGTCACGCCGCACGGAACCATCTAGTGCAAAAGCATAGTGTTGCTATAGGAGGTAACAGATGAAAAATGGCTTTTTGAATCGGAAGATGTTTGCAGTTGCATGCGCTGCGCTGCTGTTTGCAGGAATGGGCATGATGGCATTCGCCCAGTACTCGCATCGCGATAGGAAACAAGAGCAGCGGCTGGACTGGATGCAGCATGAGGTGCGGATGGCGGAGTATCGCCAGCACCTGAACCAACAAAGGCTGCTCTACGCGCAGAGCCTGGCGCAGTTGCAGGTGGCAAAGCGCATGGCGCACTACCGTTACCAGCAGCGGTATGAAACGCTGATGCTTCAGCAGCAGAGAGTTTACGAGGCCGTGCGCGTCCATGATGCCCGCAATGACCCTTTCTATCTGACGAGGTTTGACCGCCGTTATAACCGCGGTGGCGTCTTTTACATGACAAATCAATACGGCATCGAGCATATCCATCAGGCGGTACAGCTCGGTTACGCGGAAGGCTACAAAGCCGGGATGGCCGATCGCCAGGATCGCTGGCGTTCCGATTACGAGAGCTGCGATGCCTACCGGGATGCGATCTACGGCTACAACGGCTACTACGTGAGCCGGGACGACTACAACTACTATTTCCGGGAGGGTTTCCGGCGCGGCTATGAAGACGGTTTCAACCGCATATACCGCTATGGCTCCTATGAAAACGGGAAATACGTCGTCCGCCGCAATATCCTGGAGGGGATTGTCGCCGTCGAGATGCTGCGCTGATCACCGGGATCAAAACGTCGTTGCTTTTTTAAAAAACTTTTTGGCCGCGAGTCTCTGCCGCGGGAGCTTCATGCTTACAAAAAGGATTTTTATAGCGGGCTCTGGAAGAAAAAAATAA
This portion of the Candidatus Aminicenantes bacterium genome encodes:
- a CDS encoding small multi-drug export protein, with protein sequence MKLAWKLLTVFALGVAELWAAAPAGVIMGLHPLLVCAVAALGAVSGGTVVILLGERVKAWLQKRRKREQLEERRGLLWRVWQRYGVIGWGLLAPLLVGSPLGAAFGLVLGAPPRRLLVWLAAGSVMWSVVFTLASAFGVRLLGHH